The Arthrobacter sp. OAP107 DNA segment GTTGGCCTGCTGCCAGTTCCCCCGGTCCACGCGCAGCTCGACCTTGCCGATTCCGGTGTGCTGCTCCCAGGCCACGCCGCCAAACACCACGTTCCCGGCCGGCACCGAGGCTCCGTCACGGGGCACGTCGATCCGCGACGAGATCTTGATGGGCCCCCGCTCGGACCAGCCGCGCGGGGTCCAGTAGGCCACGTCGTCGGCGAACCTGGTGACCTTCAGTTCGGTGAGCCACTTGGTCGCCGAGACATACCCGTACAGCCCGGGCACGATCATCCGCACGGGAAAGCCATGCTCGAGCGGAAGCGGATCACCGTTCATGCCCACGGCGAGCAGCGCATCGCGGCGGTCGGTGAGTGCCTCGAGCGGGGTGCTGGCCGTAAAGCCGTCCGAACTCCGCGACAGCACCATGTCCGCCTCCGGCTTGGGCCCGGCCATCGCCAGCAGCTCCCGCACCGGCCAACCCAGCCAGCGGGCGTTGCCAATCAGGTCGCCGCCCACCTCGTTGGACACACAGGCGATGGTCACGTGCCGTTCAATCAGGGGTTTCGCCAGCAGGTCCTCGAACGTGAGCTCGGTTTCCCGTTCCACCAGACCGGTGACTTTGAGCCTCCACTCGCGGGAATCAAGCACAGGGACGGAGAGGGCGGTGTCGATGCGGTAGAAGTCGCTGCTGGGTGTGACCAGCGGCGCCACCCCGGCCAGTCCGATGTCGGCACCGGCCGGAATGGGCGGCGCCGGTGATTTCGGCACGGGCAGCCGCAGGGTCCGGCGGACCTCATTGACGCCGGCGGCCCCGCCCCTCCAAACGGTGACGATGGCGCCGCCCACCAGGACTCCGGCGGCGGTGCCGCCCAGCAGCTGGAAGAAGCCCCGCCTGGCCGGTCCCGGGCCGGCATCACCGCCAAAGTCCGCGGCAGCCAGGCGCCGGACCAGCTTGAGCAGCACGGCGATTCCGATCCCGGCCGCGAGGAGCGGAAGAACGACGGCGGCTGCGGTTACCTGGGGGCGGGTCAGGACGGCGGCCAGGCCCACGACGCCGAAGACGGCAAAGACAGCGGCACCCGCAAAGCGCCGGCGCAGCTCGAGGACGCCTGCCGCGGCGGCGAAAACGGCGATTGCCAGCGCCATGCCGGCCAGCAGCGCCAGCTTGTCCGCCGTGCCGAAGAGGGAAACAGCCCACTCCTTGACCCCGGGCGGGACAGCATCGATGACGGCGCCGCCAAGGGCGCTCACTGTTGACAGCGAAGGACTGACAAAGCCGGCGATGAGTTCACTCGCGACGAGTCCGGCGCCGGCTGCCACCACGCCTGCGGCCGCCGCCCACCGGCGCCGGTGCCGGCCTGGCTCCTGGGACCCGTTCACCCTTCAAGCATAGGTTCAGCAGTGCTTTCCGGCACCGTCCCCGCCCCCACCGCGGCTCCCGCGGCCGCGGGCCCGTGGGCCCCGGCGCAGTCACGGGACGGGCCGGGTGTGATCCGTGCCCCATCGTGGCGTAGCCTGAAGTAATGAGTGTTCAGCTTGGCTTACCGCAGCTCCGTGAGGGAGGCGCACCCGCTTCGGGGTCACAGCCCCTTCCGGTTGCGCCCGCGGCCGGGATCCCCGCCCGCCGCCCGGCTGAGGCTCCCGCCGGCCTCGCCGACCGTTACGGCCGCAGGGCCACGGATATGCGCCTTTCGCTGACGGACAAATGCAACCTGCGGTGTACGTACTGCATGCCGGCCGAGGGCCTGGAGTGGCTGTCCAAGCAGGCAGTCATGACCGGCGAGGAAATCGTACGGATCGTGGGCATCGGCGTCGACCGGCTGGGTGTGCGCGAACTGCGCCTGACCGGCGGTGAGCCCCTGGTCCGTGCCGACCTCGTCGACATCATTGCCGCCCTGCGCCAGGCACACCCCGATCTCCCCATTTCCATGACCACGAACGGCGTCGGGCTGGACCGGAAGGCCGCGGCACTCAAAGCCGCCGGCCTGACCCGCATCAACGTCTCCCTGGACTCGCTGCACGAGGAAACCTTCGCCAAACTCACCCGGCGTCCGTTCCTGGACCGGGTGCTCGCCGGGGTGGATGCCGCCTGGGCCGCAGGCCTGGGTCCTGTGAAGCTCAACGCCGTGCTGATGCGCGGCATCAACGACACCGAGTCGCCGTCCCTGCTCGCCTGGGCGCTGGAGCGCGGCTACGAACTGCGCTTCATCGAGCAGATGCCGCTGGACGCCGACCACGGCTGGACCCGCCGGAACATGATCACCGCGGCCGAGATCCGCGAACTCCTCTCCGCGGACTTCGTGCTGAGCCCGGATCCGCGCGCCCGCGACGGCGCACCGGCGGAACGCTTTGAAGTACGACGCCGGACTGCCGGTTCCGCTGATTCGCCCCGTTCCGATTCACTCGGTTCCGATTCGCTCGGTCCGGTGCTGGGCACCGTGGGGATCATCGCCTCGGTCACCGAGCCGTTCTGTTCCGACTGCCGGCGGACCCGGATCACCGCCGAGGGCAAGATCATGAGCTGCCTCTTCTCCCGCGAGGAATTCGACCTGCTCGGCCTGCTGAGGCAAGGCGCCAGCGACGAGCAGCTCGCCGAACGCTGGCAGGATGCCATGTGGCTGAAGCCCAAAGCCCACGGCATGGACCACGTGGGACTCGACGCCCCGGACTTCGTCCAGCCGGACCGCAGC contains these protein-coding regions:
- the moaA gene encoding GTP 3',8-cyclase MoaA — protein: MSVQLGLPQLREGGAPASGSQPLPVAPAAGIPARRPAEAPAGLADRYGRRATDMRLSLTDKCNLRCTYCMPAEGLEWLSKQAVMTGEEIVRIVGIGVDRLGVRELRLTGGEPLVRADLVDIIAALRQAHPDLPISMTTNGVGLDRKAAALKAAGLTRINVSLDSLHEETFAKLTRRPFLDRVLAGVDAAWAAGLGPVKLNAVLMRGINDTESPSLLAWALERGYELRFIEQMPLDADHGWTRRNMITAAEIRELLSADFVLSPDPRARDGAPAERFEVRRRTAGSADSPRSDSLGSDSLGPVLGTVGIIASVTEPFCSDCRRTRITAEGKIMSCLFSREEFDLLGLLRQGASDEQLAERWQDAMWLKPKAHGMDHVGLDAPDFVQPDRSMSAIGG
- a CDS encoding molybdopterin-dependent oxidoreductase yields the protein MNGSQEPGRHRRRWAAAAGVVAAGAGLVASELIAGFVSPSLSTVSALGGAVIDAVPPGVKEWAVSLFGTADKLALLAGMALAIAVFAAAAGVLELRRRFAGAAVFAVFGVVGLAAVLTRPQVTAAAVVLPLLAAGIGIAVLLKLVRRLAAADFGGDAGPGPARRGFFQLLGGTAAGVLVGGAIVTVWRGGAAGVNEVRRTLRLPVPKSPAPPIPAGADIGLAGVAPLVTPSSDFYRIDTALSVPVLDSREWRLKVTGLVERETELTFEDLLAKPLIERHVTIACVSNEVGGDLIGNARWLGWPVRELLAMAGPKPEADMVLSRSSDGFTASTPLEALTDRRDALLAVGMNGDPLPLEHGFPVRMIVPGLYGYVSATKWLTELKVTRFADDVAYWTPRGWSERGPIKISSRIDVPRDGASVPAGNVVFGGVAWEQHTGIGKVELRVDRGNWQQANLAPGISVDTWYQWQLGVDLQPGQHEIQVRATDLKGMAQTEEQRSVAPDGATGFHTIRVDVKT